CACTCACAGACAGCTTTGTCAAAAGTCCTCGCACACTAGGTTTTGCAGTAATATCTTTTGAGCTAAGATTGCTCATAAACCTGCGGGAGGGCGTATATGGTTTGTAGGTTTTAATCGCCATTTGTTACTCCTAATCTTGTATCTTTAACTCTTTTACTTTTAGAAAAATCTAAGCAGTAAGTGCATCGATTTTTGCGCCCTCTGGAATCTTCACATAAAATTTCTTATATGAATTCCGTTGTCCAACTCTTCCTTTGAATCGCTTAACTTTGCCTTCTTGTCGCAAAGAATTTACTCTCAATGGCACAACGCCAAAGTATTCTCTAAACACCTCTTTTAGTTGATTTTTTGTTACTTTTGTGGAAGTTTGCACCACAAGCACACTTTTTTCCTGCAACGAAAGTGATTTCTCTGTGTAAAGGATAGATTTTATATCAGTTATATCAGCCATTATTTCCCCTTATCGCTAGAATCTAAAAACGCTTCAAGCACTGCTTTTTCAATAACGACACTATGAAAAGCAGCTACAAGGTAAGCATTCATCTCATTACCGTCAATAAAATAGCAATCTTGTAGATTTCTATATGCTAAAAATGTTTTTTCATCGGCAATACTTTGTGCCACAAACAGCACACTACGCTCGCCAATAGATTTAAACACACCAAACGCATCTTTTGTCTTGCCACTAGGAATACTTAGCGAATCCAGCACATACAGCTTTCCTATGCTTGCTTTTTGTTGAAGCGCACACTCTAGTGCTAGTCGCTTCTGTTTTTTGTTGATTTTTATCTCATAGTTTTTGTTGTTGCTCGGTCCGTGAGAAACACCGCCGCCGACAAACACAGGAGAAGTAATACTCCCCGCACGCGCTCTACCCCCACCTTTTTGTGCCCAAGGCTTCTTGCCACCGCCACTGACTTCGCCACGATTTTTTGCCTTTGCACCATTGGCTCTAAGCGAAGCTAGATAAGATTTTACATACAAATAGAGATTATGCTCATTTATATCTTTATATCGCTCGGGTAGAGCAATTTCACTTGCCTTTTTAAACTTATTATCCAAAACTATTGCACTCATTTGCCACCCCTAATGACAGAGATTTTACCCTGCGCACCATTATATCCAGCCACCGAGCCTTTTAGCACCAAGACAGAATTGTCTTTGTCAAAAGACACTACCTCCGCTTGCACGGTAACTTTTTCATTTCCATAGTGTCCAGCCATTTTTTTGCCTTTTTGGACGCGTCCTGGCCACTCTCTATTGCCGATAGAGCCCACTCTGCGATGAAATCGTGAGCCGTGAGCTGCAGGACCGCCTTGAAAATTCCATCTCCTCATTACACCGCTAAAACCACGACCCTTTGTGCAAAAAGTAGCCTTTACCCTTGCTGCACTTTCTAAGACAGACATATCCAAATCAATTGCCTTTGATTTATTTGCTTCTTTGTTTGACTCTGCCTGTCCATCCGTTTGTCCAGCTTGTTGAGCGTCGCCACTCACACGAAGCGTTACAAAGCGATTAAACTCTTTGCTTAGGCTATATTTCTTTTGTTGCCCTGCTATGGATTTGTTGTGTGCTTTACCTCTTGGATATGCCACTATGGCTTTCCCATTTTCTTGCGTATCGCATACCTTAGCATTGATGATTTTCAACAAAGTAACAGGAATACTAGGAGAACCTATCGTCCTACTCATTCCTATCTTTTCTACCAAAAATTCCATTCTTCTTTCCTTAAATCTATGACTTTAACTCACATAACCCACTAAAAATGCCTACTTACTCATCGAAGTAACTTCGACATCCACTTCAGGTGCTAAATCTAGCTTCATAAGCCCCTCGACTGTATCAGGCGTAGCAGACATAATATCTATGATTCTACTATGTAGTCGTATCTCAAACTGTTCTCGAGAGTCCTTATTGATATGTGGCGAACGAAGCACGGTGTATTTTTTCTTTTTGGTAGGCAAAGGTATCGGTCCACAAATCTCTGAGCCTGTGCGCTTCACTGCCTCTACTATCGAAGCTACCGAGCGGTCTAAAACCCTATGGTCATAAGCCTTAAGCTTAAGTCGAATCTTTTCCATAATATTTCCTCTATAACTTTAATCTAAGAAAATGTTGCGCCTACACTTATGCTACCAAATGCGCCTAAAACACCGATAAAGAACATCGCTAAACACTCCAAATAGTGCTTCCAAATAGCACACCGCCAAGCAGTATCGCAAAACAAAAGCGTAATTCTAGTGAAAAATAAAACTTTAGTCAAGACTTTTTGCCTATTTTTCGCAAAAGTTTTGTTTTTTTACTTCCTTACAACAAGGAATAAAGTAATAAACTTAAAAAATAAAAAACAAAGTTTTTTACAAGTTTTTTTTTAATCTATATTCTATTAAATTTTTACATTTTATAAAATCACAACATAGATTTAGATATAACCTTTTATGATATAATCCAAAAATATTTTTGCATTTTTTCCTATTCTTTTACACTTTTGCGCTTTCTTGAGCGATTCTCAAGTAAATTTTTAACTCTTCGAGGAGAAAAAAATCTATGGCTACTTTTGATAGGACTTCATTACCTAGCTTCATCTCTTACTTATCTTGCATACCACATAGATTTAGCGGGAGGGGGGGGGGCGATATAAGTATCCTCTAAATGCGCTAGGTTTATTTTTTCTTAATCTCTCCTGCCATTTTTTCTTGCCATTCGTTTTTTTATTTCTCCTCACTTCTTGTGCTTCCAAACCAAAATACATAACAGATTCTAGTGATTATACTTCCTTTGGCATTGATTACCACGACATAGAAAATATGCTAGATGACAATGTAAAATCATTTTTAGGCTCTGATTTTGTGAAAAATTTAGAGGGTAAAAAAGTCCTTGTGATTGCGAATATAGAAAATCTAACAGATGATGACATAGATATAGAGCTGCTAAGTCGCAAATTTGCAAGGCAAATCCGCAATAGCAAAAAGTTCGTCCTTACAAACGCTATCGCAGGAAGTGGCAGTAAAAAAGATAAAATGATAAAAGATTCTCGCGCTCTACGCAACGATGAAGAATACGACCAATACACCACCAAAGAAAAAGGAAACCTACTCTCGCCTGATTATTCTCTCGCAGGCAAAATCACGCAGCGCACAAAAAACATTGGCAAAAAGGTAAGAGTTGATTATCAGTTTTTGCTTGTGCTTACGGACTTAAAAACAGGCGTAGTGCTATGGGACAATGAGGAAATCATCTCAAAAGTCATAGCAAGGGATAAATTACAAGAATTTGATGGGATGGAATCTAAACAAAACAACACACTAATGAAAGATATGCAAAACCAACAGAAAAACAAACAATATTCCTACACAGGTGAAAAAACAAAGGAGTTTTTTAGAAATGCAGGGTATAAAGCAAAGGAGTTTTTAGCCAAATCTTACGATATGACAAAAAATTTTATTCTTGGTTTTGGACATAAAAATCATATAGTTTTAGGAATGGATTTGGGACTTGGTGGAGGGAGAATAAATATGCCTCCAATTGATTTTAAATTGATAAGAGTAGACAATAATTATTGGAGTGGTCCTACCACCAAAACAGAAAACCACACACTATATATGGACGACTTTGATAGTTCTCACATATTTATAATGCCAATCAATGTTCGTGTAGGATATTTGCGTGATATTGGGGAAAATTGGGCTTTTGCACTAAATTTTATTTATAACTATACTGTTGCTTCTTTTGATTCCTACAAACTAGAAGCAACTACTTATAGTATTGAGTTTGGAAGCAAAAAATTAACTTCTACAATCCAAAGACTTGGTGGTGAGATTTTGATTTATTACAAACTGCTAGAGAAACTTCATATTTTTGTGGGTAGTGGAGTATTGAAAGATATTAGCTCAAAATATAATCTTTCATTTGAAATTGGCAGTAGAGGTTGGTATGAAGACGATATATCTATAAATGTTCAAGGTCAAAAAAGATTCAATTTTGAATCAAAAATAGATTCTTGGTATCCTATTGTAAAAATTGGCGGGCTTTTTATTTTTGGTTACTTTGGCATAGATAGCACAATTTATTGTAGCTGGGCTACGAAAGAAAGAAATTATTTGGGAACAAACTGCGGAGTTTCAATAGGAGGTCAAATAAAATATTAAATATTTCTAGTTATTTCCATACAAAAGTTGTGGACTAAAAAAGTTAAATGATGCTACTTTTTGACATTGATGAAGTTTAAGAAATATTTTTACAAACTTCATCGTTTTTTTTTGTGTATTTCCCCCAAAACATTTTTTAGATTTTGCCTTATAAATTCTAGCTTTTTTGTTTAGTTTTTTACACAATTACCACATTGACTTGCGCAAGCTAGTAAGTCAATGCTTGTGCAAAAACACAGCAAACAAACGCCACAAGCCAAGCTAAAATCACACTAGATTCTAGCTTGCCCCATTTTAGGGATTTGTTTTTGCGAAGTTTTGTAAATTTTGATTTAGAAAATGTCGACTTAAAAATAGCCCCCTTAAGCCGACACAAATCTCATTACCCCAAATTTTCCTCTATTAGCTTATGAACTCGCGAGTTAAACTCTTTCACACTTTGCAAGCCGCCAGATTCTAGTAGCACCGCGCAGTCATAAAGCAGATGGGCACATTCTTGCACTTTGGCAGATTCCGCGCCTTTTAGCTTGCTAAATATGCTATGCGAGACATTGATTTGCAAAGTCTTGGGTGATTTTGGTGGCTCTTGCCCCATTTGTCGCATTAGATTTGCCATCATAGCGTTTGCCTCCTCGCCCACAAGCGCGATAGGTGAGCTCAAATCATCGCTTAGCTCCACTTCTTTTATCTCACTTCCCAAAGCCTCTTTGAAGTCTTTGATGATTCCCTCAAATTCCTTTTTCACACCCTCATCTATGCTGCTTTCTCCTAGCTCTTTTAGTGCTTCGCTTGAGGCGGCATCTTTTAGCGGGGTTTTGTCATACTCTCCCACACTTGGCATCACAAAGCTATCGATTTCATCGCTTAGAAGTAGCACGGTATAGCCCTTTTTGGCATATTTCTCCAAAATCGGTGATGCTTTTAGTAGCTCTTTGTTTTCGCCGATGAGATAGTAGATACTTTTTTGCTCTTTTTGCATTGCTTCTTTGTAGGATTTTAGGCTTACACTCTCGCTTAGCTTACCATCGCTAGCCACACTATCAAAGCGCAAAAGCTCCAAAATCTTTTCTTTGTTTTCAAAATCACTATAAAGCCCCTCTTTTAGTGCTTTGCCAAATTGAGTATAAAAAGTCTTATATTTTTGACTATCTTTTGCTATATTTGCGATTTCTCCTAGAATCTTTTTTGTCGAGGCGGACTTGATATTTGCCAAAATCTTGTTTTGCTGCAAAATCTCACGGCTGACATTTAGTGGCAAATCCTCACTATCAATAATTCCTCGCACGAAGCGCAAATATTGTGGCAATAGCTCTTTATCATCATCAGTGATAAACACACGCTTGACATATAGCTTCACACCACTTCTATAATCCACTCTAAACAAATCAAATGGCGCAACACTTGGGATAAAAAATAGCGTGGTGTATTCTAGGTTGCCCTCTACGCGCGTGTGGATATAGCTTAGTGGTTCGCTATTATCGTGTGCAAAGCCTTTGTAAAATTCCTTATAGTCTTCATCTTTTAGCTCATTTTTAGGGATTTTCCATATCGCTTTGGCATTGTTTAGCTGCTCGGTTTTGGATTCTTTGACTTCTTTTTTGTCAGCCTTTTTTGATTGTCCCTTGCCCTCATCACTACTATCCTCGCTTTTTTCATTGCTAGAATCCTCATACCTTGTTTCCTCATAAGTTAAAAAGATAGGGAAAGCAATGTGCTCAGAGTATTTTTTGATGATAGATTCTATCTCCCAGCGACTTGCGAAATGCTTCTCATCATCTTTTAGGTATAGCGTGATTTGAGTGCCGTGTGTGTCTTTTTGACAAGGAGTTATTTCATACTCGCCACTGCCATCACTTATCCAGCTATATGCCTGCTCATCTGCCTTGCCAGCTTTTTTGGTAGTTACCACTACTTTGCTAGCCACCATAAAGCTTGAGTAAAACCCCACACCAAACTGCCCTATAAGCGCGGAATCTTTCTTTTTATCCCCACTTAGTGCGTTTAGAAAGCTCTTTGTGCCAGATTTTGCTATCGTGCCTAGATTTTGAATCAGCTCCTCCTCGTTCATACCTATGCCAGAATCCGCCACACTTAAAATGCCCTTTTTCTCATCAAATGTTATATCTATGCGCGGACTAAAGGCGATTTGCTTATATCCTTCATCGCTGATTGTTAGGTAGTTTAGCTTATCAAGCGCGTCAGAAGCGTTGCTTACTAGCTCACGCAAAAAGATTTCTTTGTTTGAATAAAGCGAGTGAATCATCAAATCTAGTAGTTGCTTTATTTCTGTTTGGAATGCCATTTTTTTGCTCATTTGTAGCTCCTTAGGTAAAAATTTGGCAATTATAGCATTTAATTGATAAATATTTGGAAACTTTATAGCCATAATATCAAGTTTAGTTAGTCTAAAGATATAAAGTTTTTTATATACAAAAAGTCAAATACATAAAAATCCACAAAAACAAGTAGTCCCAAGTCTAGATTCCATCACACCCAAATATTCGCTCAAATCACGCAACACAGCGCAAAATCTGCTACAATAGCACGACTTAATCCATAAAACCTAATCCCACAAAATCCCCACAAAGAGTATCAATGCAAAATCGCAATCCTTTTTGCCCTTACTTAAGAAAAACCCCAAACAAATGCGGTGGTTGCGAAATAGACGCGCCCTACCCTACCCAGCTAGCCAGCAAAAAAGAGCGGATTTTAGAGCTTTTTGGCAAAGACTTAAATTGTGCGAATTTTCGTGTATTTGCCTCGCCAGAAGTGGGCTATCGCGCAAGGGCGGAGTTTCGCATTTATAGAGAAAGCACAGCTAACCAAAGCGCGACTGCTAAAAATCTAGCCCAAATAGATTTGGCAATGATGAGTAAGCAAAAAACCACAAAAGCAAATCCGCAAAAAAATCTAGCAAACAAAAATCAAACAAACAAATCAATCAAAATCCCTATAAAATCCTGCCCGATTTTGCTACCAAATATCAGCCTTGCGCTCAAATCTTTTATAGATTTGATAAATGATTTGGCACGAAGTGAAAACAAGCAAGACTATGAAGTGCTATCCAACAAGCTATATGCCATAGAAGCACTTGGCGTGGCAAATCCACCATTTTCTACAAAAACTACAAATGACTTAGATTTTGCCACCCAAAATTCTAATAGCGTGATTTTGACACTTATCTATCACAAAAAGCTAGATAAAAAATGGGAGCAAAAAGCAAAAGAGCTAAGCCAAAAACTCCCGCAAAATCTAGCCCTCATAGGACGAAGCAAAAACCAAAAAATAACTCTACAAACCGACAAACTACTAGAATCTATCACGCTAGAAAAAACATACATATTTTTGCGAAGCGAGGGGAGGTTTAGCCAGCCAAATGCCTATATAAATCTGCTAATGATAAACTTTGTCAAAGACGCGATAAAATCGCACAAAAAAGAGGATTTGTTGGAGTTGTATTGTGGCGAGGGCAATTTTTGTGTAAGTTTGGCTAGCGAGTTTAGGCGCATCCTAGCCACAGAAGTGGTAAAGTCCTCTATCCCAGCTTTGAGAGAAAACGCTAAAAACAATGGCATATCAAATATCACAGCACTGCGACTAAGCGGGGAGGAAAGCATAGAAGCATTGGAGGAAAAAAGGGAATTTTTTCGCGCTAGGGAGGTGGATTTGAAATCTTTTAGATTTTCACATATTTTGATAGACCCGCCAAGAAATGGGATTAGTGGAAGTAATATTAGTCAAAGCGAGATTAGCGGGAGTGAGATTAGCATAAGCAGTGTAAGTGCAAGCAAAAAAAGCGGAGGCGAAATTAGTAGTAGTGCATTCAGCGCAAATCAAACAAATAACAAAACAAGCACAAAAAATGCAATCAAAAATCCCTTGCAAAAAGCTAGAGAAATGCTAGATTTTATCGCCAAACACGACTATATCATTTACATTTCTTGCAATCCTTTAAGCCTAAAAAATGATTTAAGCATTCTGCTACAAACACATAAAATCACGCATTTTGGACTTTTTGACCAATTCCCACATACTCATCATATAGAATCCGCCCTAATCCTAAAAAAGCACCAAAAATAGCCACTTCACGCCAAACCTTGCCACGCTTTTTTAAAATATTTTTACAAACCACACCAATCAAACACCCACACTCCACAAACAAAAAATCTTAAAAATCCTCAAATTCCCTAACAAAAGCGCACCAAATCCTTATCCACCCCACAAAAATGTGCTATAATCCGCCCTATGTGTAACCAAGACCACCTCCAAAACATTTCTCTAACCTCGCTAAATGGCTACCTCTCGCGGAGAATCGAAGCATACATAGCCACGCTTTTGCGCCCTTATGGATTGGGCGTGGAGCAGATGATTGCGCTAATGATTCTTGCAAAAAATAGCGATATTTTTGGCGATGAGTGCCAAAAACACAAAAAAAATAGCTGTATGAATGTCTCCCAACTAAGTGAATTTCTACTAAAAGACAAAACCACCACTTCGCGCCTCATCACCTCCCTAGAGCAAAAAGGCTTTGTCAAAAAATGCTATGACAGCAAAAAAGACAAGCGAATCGTATATGTAGAGCTGACAAAACAGGGTGAAGAAAAATGCAAAGAAATAGGCTCTAGCAATGTAAAATCACAAACCGATGAGATATTTGAAAAAGCCCTAGATAAAAACGAGAAAGAAGCATTTAAAAAATTATTACTAAAGATTTTGGAGGTGCTAGATGAAAAAGCTAAATAAAGATTTTATCTTTTTTGTGCTGGCTTTTGGGATTTTTGCTTGTGCGTTGAGTGCCGCTCCAAACGCAACAAAACCTCAAAACACAGCACAAAAAGGCACAGCTATTGAAGCACTACCTATCAAGCAGGGCAGTCTAAACAAAAACGAATCTTTCATCGGCAGTGTGCGCTTCAAAGAAGTCAGCTCTATCGCTTCAAGCTCACAAGGCATAGTAAAAAGCGTGTTTTTTAGCATAGGACAAAGCGTAAAAAAGGGGCAAAAACTCCTAAGCCTTGATACAGATTTGCTAGCCCAAGACATAAGCATAAAACGCGCAAAAATCGCAGACGCACGCTACACGCTAGAGCGACAAAAAAACGAGCTAGAACGCTACAAAAACCTACTGCATTCCCAATCAATCTCTATCCAACAATACGAAAACTTAGAATACGAAATCAAATCTCAAGAAGCTAGAATCCAAGCCCTAGAGGGCGAGCTAGCTATCTCAAAAACCCAAATCGCCCAAAAAACTATCTACGCACCATTTGAGGGAATCATTGTCGAGCAGGGCGTGCGCGTGGGCGAGTGGGTGAAAGAGGGGCAAGCGATATGCCAAATCCTAAATTCTCGCGACACCGAAGTCATCATCGATGTTTCAAGTGCAGTGGTTGGCAAGCTAAGCCTAAAACAAAAAGTAGATTTGCTCATAGGTGGCAAATCTCACAGCGGGCAAATCTCCGCACTTATCCCCAAAGCAGATTCTCTCTCTCGAACCTTTCCTGTGCATATCGCTGTGCGAAATGATGGGAGCTTTTTGGACGGAATGGCAGCACAAGCAAGGCTTGACATCTCTGGACAAGCCCAAGAGGAGCAAAAAGGAGGACAAGCTGGATTCCTAGTCCCACGCGATAGTATCGTATATAGTGCTGGCAAGCCCCATATTTTCATCGTGCAGACTATCTCTCAAGCTATGCAAGCTAGAATCGTGCCTATCACTATCATCACTACTCAAGGCTCTTTCGCGCTTATCAAAAGCCTAAAACAACCACTAAAAGAAAACGACTTAGTCGTAGTGCGCGGACAAGATAGCCTAAAAGACGGCTCACAAGTGTGGATAACAAACCCCCGCAAAATCTCATACAAAGATTCTTACCCAAAATCTTAAAAGGGTAAAATCCCAAAAACCACACAAAAAGCAAATAAGAGCAAGAGAGAGATAGAGAATGTCTGCAATATATTTATTTCTAAAAAACCGCGTGCTATGCGCTGTTTGTGCAATATTTATCCTACTTTTTGGATTTATCTCGCTAGAGAAAATCCCCTATCAGCTACTCCCACAGATAAATCGCCCCACCATAAGTATCTACACCACTTGGGCAGGAGCTTCACTCTATCAAGTAGAAAAAGAAATCATAGACACCCAAGAAAAACACCTAAAAAACCTAACCCATCTCCAAAGTCTAACTTCCACTTCACGCGACGGTATGGGAATCATAAACTTAGAATTCTCACTAGAAGCCGATATGCAAAGCGTATTTTTGCAAGTCAGCTCCAAGCTAGAAGAAATCAGTGGCTACCCCGAAAATGTCCAAAAACCTATCATCAAAGCCACAGGCGAGATAATCCCAATCAGTGTGTATCTTTTTGCAAAAAGTTTGGATTCTAGGCAGCCCATAGAAAAGCAAAAAGACTTCATAAATGGCGAGATAGTCCCCCTATATGAGCGAATCGAGGGTGTGGGCGAAGTGATAATTTCAGGTGGAGTATCAACCCAAGCTCATATCTACCTAAACGCCCAACAGCTAGCCTACAACAACATAACCATAGAGGAAATAATAAGCGCGATAAAAACCCAAAACCGCAATATCTCCGCAGGCAACATAGACTTTGACCAGCGCAACTATCGCTTGCAAACTATTGGAGAATATCGCTCGCTAAATGAAGTGCTAAACACTATTATCAAAGTCCAAAATGGCAAGGTTACAAGGCTAAAAGACACGGCAAGCATTGAGATTTCTCACGAGAAAAAAACAAGCCACAATATCCACAACAACGATGAAACTATCTCTATCCAAATCCGCCCCACCGCAGAAGCAAACATACTAGAGCTGACAAAAAAGGTGGAGGATTTGACAAAGCACCTAAACACCGAAGTCCTACCAAAATCTAGCCTACAAATAGAGTGGGGGCGAGACCAAAGAGGGTTTATCCTAAATGCACTATCCCAACTAAAGCTAAGTATTGCACTAGGAATGACCCTAGCAATCCTCGTTCTGTGGCTTTTTTTGCGCAATTTTACTTCGCTTTTTATCATCGCCCTTGTGATTCCTCTAAGTATCATAGGGACTTTTATATCACTGCATTTTTTCAATCGCACGCTAAATATCATCTCCCTAGCAGGCATTTCTTTTGCCATTTCTATGGTAATAGATTCTGGTATCGTGGTGCTAGAGTCGATTTTACGAAATCAAAAAAAATCCAAAAACACCATAGAATCCACTGCTAGA
This genomic stretch from Helicobacter macacae MIT 99-5501 harbors:
- a CDS encoding 50S ribosomal protein L23 codes for the protein MADITDIKSILYTEKSLSLQEKSVLVVQTSTKVTKNQLKEVFREYFGVVPLRVNSLRQEGKVKRFKGRVGQRNSYKKFYVKIPEGAKIDALTA
- the rplD gene encoding 50S ribosomal protein L4, with amino-acid sequence MSAIVLDNKFKKASEIALPERYKDINEHNLYLYVKSYLASLRANGAKAKNRGEVSGGGKKPWAQKGGGRARAGSITSPVFVGGGVSHGPSNNKNYEIKINKKQKRLALECALQQKASIGKLYVLDSLSIPSGKTKDAFGVFKSIGERSVLFVAQSIADEKTFLAYRNLQDCYFIDGNEMNAYLVAAFHSVVIEKAVLEAFLDSSDKGK
- the rplC gene encoding 50S ribosomal protein L3; amino-acid sequence: MEFLVEKIGMSRTIGSPSIPVTLLKIINAKVCDTQENGKAIVAYPRGKAHNKSIAGQQKKYSLSKEFNRFVTLRVSGDAQQAGQTDGQAESNKEANKSKAIDLDMSVLESAARVKATFCTKGRGFSGVMRRWNFQGGPAAHGSRFHRRVGSIGNREWPGRVQKGKKMAGHYGNEKVTVQAEVVSFDKDNSVLVLKGSVAGYNGAQGKISVIRGGK
- the rpsJ gene encoding 30S ribosomal protein S10 is translated as MEKIRLKLKAYDHRVLDRSVASIVEAVKRTGSEICGPIPLPTKKKKYTVLRSPHINKDSREQFEIRLHSRIIDIMSATPDTVEGLMKLDLAPEVDVEVTSMSK
- the lpoB gene encoding penicillin-binding protein activator LpoB — translated: MPFVFLFLLTSCASKPKYITDSSDYTSFGIDYHDIENMLDDNVKSFLGSDFVKNLEGKKVLVIANIENLTDDDIDIELLSRKFARQIRNSKKFVLTNAIAGSGSKKDKMIKDSRALRNDEEYDQYTTKEKGNLLSPDYSLAGKITQRTKNIGKKVRVDYQFLLVLTDLKTGVVLWDNEEIISKVIARDKLQEFDGMESKQNNTLMKDMQNQQKNKQYSYTGEKTKEFFRNAGYKAKEFLAKSYDMTKNFILGFGHKNHIVLGMDLGLGGGRINMPPIDFKLIRVDNNYWSGPTTKTENHTLYMDDFDSSHIFIMPINVRVGYLRDIGENWAFALNFIYNYTVASFDSYKLEATTYSIEFGSKKLTSTIQRLGGEILIYYKLLEKLHIFVGSGVLKDISSKYNLSFEIGSRGWYEDDISINVQGQKRFNFESKIDSWYPIVKIGGLFIFGYFGIDSTIYCSWATKERNYLGTNCGVSIGGQIKY
- the htpG gene encoding molecular chaperone HtpG codes for the protein MSKKMAFQTEIKQLLDLMIHSLYSNKEIFLRELVSNASDALDKLNYLTISDEGYKQIAFSPRIDITFDEKKGILSVADSGIGMNEEELIQNLGTIAKSGTKSFLNALSGDKKKDSALIGQFGVGFYSSFMVASKVVVTTKKAGKADEQAYSWISDGSGEYEITPCQKDTHGTQITLYLKDDEKHFASRWEIESIIKKYSEHIAFPIFLTYEETRYEDSSNEKSEDSSDEGKGQSKKADKKEVKESKTEQLNNAKAIWKIPKNELKDEDYKEFYKGFAHDNSEPLSYIHTRVEGNLEYTTLFFIPSVAPFDLFRVDYRSGVKLYVKRVFITDDDKELLPQYLRFVRGIIDSEDLPLNVSREILQQNKILANIKSASTKKILGEIANIAKDSQKYKTFYTQFGKALKEGLYSDFENKEKILELLRFDSVASDGKLSESVSLKSYKEAMQKEQKSIYYLIGENKELLKASPILEKYAKKGYTVLLLSDEIDSFVMPSVGEYDKTPLKDAASSEALKELGESSIDEGVKKEFEGIIKDFKEALGSEIKEVELSDDLSSPIALVGEEANAMMANLMRQMGQEPPKSPKTLQINVSHSIFSKLKGAESAKVQECAHLLYDCAVLLESGGLQSVKEFNSRVHKLIEENLG
- a CDS encoding MarR family winged helix-turn-helix transcriptional regulator, giving the protein MCNQDHLQNISLTSLNGYLSRRIEAYIATLLRPYGLGVEQMIALMILAKNSDIFGDECQKHKKNSCMNVSQLSEFLLKDKTTTSRLITSLEQKGFVKKCYDSKKDKRIVYVELTKQGEEKCKEIGSSNVKSQTDEIFEKALDKNEKEAFKKLLLKILEVLDEKAK
- a CDS encoding efflux RND transporter periplasmic adaptor subunit, with the translated sequence MKKLNKDFIFFVLAFGIFACALSAAPNATKPQNTAQKGTAIEALPIKQGSLNKNESFIGSVRFKEVSSIASSSQGIVKSVFFSIGQSVKKGQKLLSLDTDLLAQDISIKRAKIADARYTLERQKNELERYKNLLHSQSISIQQYENLEYEIKSQEARIQALEGELAISKTQIAQKTIYAPFEGIIVEQGVRVGEWVKEGQAICQILNSRDTEVIIDVSSAVVGKLSLKQKVDLLIGGKSHSGQISALIPKADSLSRTFPVHIAVRNDGSFLDGMAAQARLDISGQAQEEQKGGQAGFLVPRDSIVYSAGKPHIFIVQTISQAMQARIVPITIITTQGSFALIKSLKQPLKENDLVVVRGQDSLKDGSQVWITNPRKISYKDSYPKS